A part of Antechinus flavipes isolate AdamAnt ecotype Samford, QLD, Australia chromosome 6, AdamAnt_v2, whole genome shotgun sequence genomic DNA contains:
- the VWCE gene encoding von Willebrand factor C and EGF domain-containing protein: protein MWAGLLLRAAAAAACLALSLPGVSSRGYTGGRKKPVPFAAERRRLGPHVCLSGFGSGCCPGWVPSLGSGQCTLPLCSFGCGSGFCIAPNVCSCRDGEQGITCPEAPGPCGEYGCDLACNHGGCQEVARVCPVGFSMIETAIGIKCTDIDECLSSSCEGLCVNTEGGFVCECGPGMQLSADRHSCQDTDECLGVPCQQSCKNSIGSYRCSCRMGFYLHGNRHSCVDVNECRRPPERRVCHHSCHNTVGSFRCACRAGFRLSADRASCEAFPKAVLAPSAILQSLQHPPKMLLLFPESGPPALPPGHGPPSRAPGPPPVTRTTPAPTLPSALPGPPASARSPAPSAPTASPSPSPSSQGRTVKPSVLAGLLPPSLLHGEAGRTPPPPRGPSTSRPSPAPSPCWHQGSSREHGSRWTEPGCSRCGCQDGAVTCDRLRCKASCSHPLPSPDGGCCPDCSGCFYDGSPRAEGDVFSPASENCTVCVCLAGNVSCLAPECPPGPCLTPPQSDCCPCVPARCYFHGRFYPEGAEFSGDGDECTTCVCQNGEVQCTFTPCPDLACPREEWQLGPGQCCFTCREPTPVSGCSLDDNGIEFPIGQIWSPGDPCELCICQADGSVSCERTDCVETCPHPIRIPGQCCPDCSAGCTYTGRIFYNNETFPSVLDPCLSCICLLGSVACSPVDCLISCTYPFHPEGECCPVCHDCNYEGRKVGNGQVFLLENEPCTRCTCQLGEVSCEKVTCQPACADPGPASRDCCSSCQGVLLPVEGIAELALPKASQSPGEAAVTPQNCNVSCGAPQADAQSPGPQRLQVLLRKNVPAVETLPVEPQGPEPSRLPQPRPRPFLGSCSSPGASCLNRFTPGASHLPPPSPEVPPSLPAVSATSPPPSRVPGTLRAHSASEGLSPPLVKVTRSSGPSETRQDPSEPPTASSAIPGSSPNFARLSFSPTASPRSPWLKPTGNPSHKGEQSV, encoded by the exons ATGTGGGCTGGGCTGCTGCTgcgagccgccgccgccgccgcctgcCTCGCGCTCTCCCTGCCCGGCGTCTCCTCCCGGGGCTACACGGGGGGCAGGAAGAAACCCGTTCCCTTCGCGGCCGAGAG acGCCGCCTGGGCCCCCACGTTTGCCTCTCAGGGTTTGGAAGTGGATGCTGCCCCGGCTGGGTGCCCTCCCTGGGCAGCGGACAGTGCACCCTCC CTCTCTGCTCCTTCGGTTGCGGCAGCGGCTTCTGCATCGCTCCCAACGTCTGCTCCTGCCGGGATGGAGAGCAAGGCATCACCTGCCCAG AAGCCCCCGGACCATGTGGTGAATATGGGTGTGACTTGGCCTGTAACCATGGCGGCTGTCAAGAGGTAGCCCGAGTCTGCCCTGTGGGGTTCTCCATGATAGAAACAGCCATCGGCATCAAATGTACAG ACATTGATGAATGCTTAAGCTCGTCCTGTGAGGGCCTCTGTGTGAACACGGAAGGAGGATTTGTGTGTGAATGTGGGCCGGGGATGCAGCTTTCTGCTGACCGACACAGCTGCCAGG ACACAGACGAGTGCTTGGGGGTCCCTTGTCAGCAGAGCTGCAAGAACAGCATCGGCAGCTACAGGTGCTCCTGCCGAATGGGCTTCTACCTGCATGGTAACCGGCACTCCTGCGTAG ACGTGAACGAATGCCGCCGACCCCCGGAGAGGCGCGTCTGCCATCACTCCTGTCACAACACCGTGGGCAGCTTCCGCTGCGCCTGCCGGGCGGGCTTCCGCCTCAGTGCCGACAGGGCGTCCTGTGAGG CGTTTCCGAAGGCCGTGCTTGCCCCCTCGGCCATCCTCCAGTCCCTCCAGCACCCCCCGAAGATGCTGCTGCTCTTTCCGGAGTCCGGCCCGCCCGCCCTGCCTCCCGGCCATGGCCCTCCATCCCGGGCCCCGGGCCCCCCACCAGTCACCAGAACGACCCCTGCCCCGACGCTGCCCTCGGCGCTGCCCGGCCCCCCCGCCTCTGCCCGGTCTCCCGCGCCCTCGGCTCCCacggcctccccctcccccagcccctccTCTCAGGGAAGAACGGTAAAGCCGTCTGTCCTGGCGGGCCTGCTGCCCCCCTCGCTCCTGCACGGCGAGGCGGGGAGGACCCCGCCGCCTCCCAGAGGCCCCTCGACGTCCCGGCCTTCCCCGGCGCCCTCCCCTTGCTGGCACCAAGGAAGCAGCCGCGAGCATGGGAGCCGCTGGACCGAGCCCGGCTGCTCGCGCTGTGGGTGCCAG GACGGCGCGGTGACCTGTGACCGGCTGCGGTGCAAAGCCTCCTGTTCCCACCCGCTCCCCTCCCCAGACGGCGGCTGCTGTCCTGACTGTTCAG GTTGTTTCTATGATGGTTCGCCCAGGGCCGAGGGGGACGTGTTCTCCCCCGCCAGTGAGAACTGCACCGTCTGCGTCTGCCTG GCCGGGAACGTGTCATGTCTGGCCCCCGAGTGTCCTCCCGGTCCTTGCCTGACCCCTCCTCAGTCTGACTGCTGCCCCTGCGTTCCAG CGCGGTGCTACTTCCATGGCCGATTCTACCCGGAGGGGGCTGAGTTCAGCGGGGATGGGGATGAATGCACCACCTGCGTCTGCCAG AACGGGGAGGTTCAGTGCACCTTCACGCCTTGTCCAGACCTGGCTTGTCCAAGAGAGGAGTGGCAGCTGGGGCCAGGCCAGTGTTGCTTTACCTGCCGAGAGCCCACCCCTGTGTCAG GCTGCTCTCTCGATGACAATGGAATTGAGTTTCCCATTGGACAGATCTGGTCCCCTGGTGATCCCTGTGAGTTATGCATTTGCCAG GCAGATGGCTCTGTGAGCTGTGAGCGGACCGACTGCGTGGAGACGTGTCCTCACCCCATTCGGATCCCAGGACAGTGCTGCCCCGACTGCTCGGCAG GCTGCACCTACACAGGAAGAATATTCTACAACAACGAGACCTTCCCCTCTGTGTTAGACCCCTGCCTCAGCTGCATCTGTCTG CTGGGCTCTGTGGCCTGCTCCCCCGTGGATTGCCTCATTTCCTGTACCTACCCCTTCCACCCGGAGGGAGAATGCTGCCCGGTGTGCCACG ACTGTAACtacgaaggaaggaaggtgggcaACGGGCAGGTGTTCTTGCTGGAGAATGAGCCCTGCACTCGCTGTACCTGCCAG CTTGGGGAGGTGAGCTGTGAGAAGGTCACCTGCCAGCCAGCCTGTGCTGACCCAGGTCCGGCATCGAGGGACTGCTGCTCCTCCTGCCAAG GGGTCTTGCTTCCCGTGGAAGGGATAGCTGAGCTGGCTCTGCCCAAAGCCTCCCAGAGCCCCGGAGAAGCGGCCGTGACCCCCCAGAACTGCAACGTCAGCTGTGGAGCCCCCCAGGCTGATGCTCAGAGTCCGGGACCTCAGCGTCTCCAGGTCCTTTTGAGAAAGAACGTGCCGGCTGTGGAGACTTTGCCCGTGGAGCCCCAGGGGCCGGAGCCCTCTCGCTTGCCCCAGCCGCGGCCAAGGCCTTTCCTGGGTTCTTGCTCCTCACCAGGGGCCTCCTGCCTCAATCGCTTCACACCGGGAGCCTCTCAtctacctcctccctccccagagGTTCCTCCGTCTCTGCCTGCCGTGTCAGCGACGTCCCCCCCACCGTCAAGGGTTCCGGGAACCCTCCGGGCCCATTCAGCGTCCGAGGGGCTCTCGCCGCCCCTCGTCAAAGTCACGAGGTCTTCTGGGCCTTCCGAGACCAGGCAGGACCCTTCGGAGCCTCCCACAGCCAGTTCAGCGATTCCAGGGTCCTCTCCCAACTTTGCTAGACTGTCTTTCTCCCCTACAGCCTCTCCCAGGTCTCCCTGGCTGAAGCCCACGGGGAATCCCTCCCATAAAGGGGAACAGAGTGTATAA